CAGGACCCAGCCGCGCAGGTTGAGGCCGCGCCATTGGCCGCGGCGCGTGAGAACCTTTTCGACACAATCCTGGAGCAGGTCCTCGCCATCGGCATCCGAGCGCGTCAGGCTGCGCGAATAGCGCCTGAGCGAGGGCAGGAGGGCCAGGATCTGGCCCTCGAAGGTTTCGGGTGCGGGTGTTTTCACGCCGGCAACTCGCTTGTGATCGGGGTCTTCGCGATCAAGGCTTGGCGAGATCCCAATTGCCGCCGACGCCATCGCCGGTGATGTCGCCGGCCTTCGTGTCCTTGACCCAGAAATAGAGCGGCATGCCGTCCTTGGCCCATTGCTTCGTGCCATCTTTGCGATCGATGATCGAATATGCACCATCGGCCTTGGCGTCGCCAGCAGCCATCAGCGGCGGCCAGTTCTTGGCGCAATCGTCGTAGCAGTTGGAAACGCCCTTGGCGTCCTTCTTGAAGGTGTAGAGGGTCATGTCGTTTTCGCCGGCGAGCACCTTGCCCTTGGCGGATTCGACTTCCTTGACGGGAGGGGCGGCGAAAGCAGCGGTCGCGGCAAGGGCGGCGGCCGCCAGGACGGACAGGAATTTCACGGATGTCATGATGTCTCTCCTCAGATTGGGCACGCAATCTTGCGATACCTGAGATGAGACACGAGGCGCGGTGGTTTTATTCCAGGCGCAGCAAAAGTTTTGATGGCGGGCGAGGTGGGCCGAAGCCCGTTTCGCCCGCGGCACGTCGCCGGACGCCTTGCCGGCTATTGCCCAGAGGCGGTCGCCGCCGCCATGTCGACCCAGACCGCTTCGAATATATGGCCATCGGGATCCTCGAAGGCACGGTTGTAGAGCCAGCCCATGTCCGTCGGCGCGCGCGGATCGGCTTTGCCGCCGGCGACTGCGGCTGCCTCGACGATAGCGTCCACGTCTTCACGGCTGTCCATCGTCAGCGCGATCAGCATCTCGCTCGCCTTCTGCGCTTCGGCAACGGGTTTCGGCGTGAAACTCGCGAAGAAATCGCGTGTCAGCAAGTGGAAGATAATGGCCTCGGACCAGACCATGTTCGACGCCTGGTGATCGCTGAACTGT
The nucleotide sequence above comes from Rhizobium indicum. Encoded proteins:
- a CDS encoding COG4315 family predicted lipoprotein — its product is MTSVKFLSVLAAAALAATAAFAAPPVKEVESAKGKVLAGENDMTLYTFKKDAKGVSNCYDDCAKNWPPLMAAGDAKADGAYSIIDRKDGTKQWAKDGMPLYFWVKDTKAGDITGDGVGGNWDLAKP
- a CDS encoding VOC family protein, encoding MPKMIFVNLPVKDLAAATRFYDAIGCSKNEQFSDHQASNMVWSEAIIFHLLTRDFFASFTPKPVAEAQKASEMLIALTMDSREDVDAIVEAAAVAGGKADPRAPTDMGWLYNRAFEDPDGHIFEAVWVDMAAATASGQ